A single genomic interval of Alteromonas sp. CI.11.F.A3 harbors:
- a CDS encoding retroviral-like aspartic protease family protein — translation MNKGLLACLFVVLAASLLLNGYLFLSLNQAVEIAATNKASLIQSSANLNSNNNVPATDERNAETNSNVYEGSKRELQVTENYIHELTLLLNSGNYALLKQQLNSALQQFPTDENLLLLEAELIVRTKPLSDALIHFHDLAELSLSPTSKAKVDKRIANLYNTAQDELSANGQWDLLANLNEPLFQRVPDSRQYTLQLAEAYARQQKVTLMEDVLASLSYNDNQANAIRNIAYSESNRDDQSGTGERIASNELLGNDVTRVALLRDGDQYRVGVKALNLQADMVLDTGATTTAITTDLFSRLGGLRRLTFIGNFDVNTASGTISAPLVHIPTFYFAGFRFDDVSALVLPVDALPSADGLLGMNILGKFDFSISPQDSELALKVREQNKAPN, via the coding sequence ATGAACAAGGGGTTATTAGCGTGTTTATTTGTGGTGCTTGCTGCATCTTTGCTGTTAAACGGCTACCTGTTTCTTTCGTTGAACCAGGCGGTAGAAATAGCGGCGACGAACAAAGCGTCGCTTATTCAATCTTCAGCCAACCTAAATAGCAATAATAACGTGCCCGCGACAGATGAACGTAATGCGGAAACTAACAGTAATGTGTACGAAGGGTCAAAAAGAGAACTTCAAGTCACCGAAAATTACATTCATGAACTCACCCTACTGTTAAACAGCGGTAATTACGCTTTACTTAAGCAACAATTAAATAGCGCATTACAACAGTTTCCCACCGATGAAAACTTGTTGTTGCTTGAGGCTGAGTTAATAGTAAGAACAAAGCCGCTATCAGATGCGCTCATACACTTTCATGATTTAGCAGAGTTGTCCCTATCGCCAACTAGCAAAGCCAAGGTTGATAAGCGAATTGCCAACCTTTACAACACAGCACAAGATGAGTTATCGGCTAACGGACAATGGGATTTATTGGCTAACTTAAATGAGCCCCTATTCCAACGGGTGCCTGATAGCAGGCAGTATACTCTTCAACTTGCCGAAGCCTATGCTAGGCAGCAAAAAGTGACGCTGATGGAAGATGTTCTGGCCAGCCTTTCTTATAACGACAACCAAGCTAATGCGATACGAAATATCGCGTACAGTGAAAGCAACCGTGATGACCAAAGTGGCACTGGCGAACGTATTGCTAGCAACGAACTTCTAGGGAACGATGTTACCCGAGTGGCACTTTTGCGAGACGGCGATCAGTACCGTGTTGGCGTAAAAGCCCTTAATCTACAGGCTGACATGGTGCTAGATACCGGCGCCACCACAACCGCCATCACCACAGATTTATTCAGCCGATTGGGTGGGCTACGTCGCCTTACCTTTATTGGTAATTTTGATGTAAACACTGCCTCTGGCACTATTAGTGCGCCCTTGGTACACATCCCTACTTTTTATTTTGCAGGCTTTCGTTTTGATGATGTTTCAGCGCTCGTACTGCCTGTCGATGCATTGCCTAGCGCCGATGGATTATTGGGCATGAATATTTTAGGTAAATTCGACTTTTCAATTAGCCCACAAGACAGTGAATTAGCGTTAAAAGTACGAGAACAAAATAAAGCCCCGAATTAA
- a CDS encoding acyl-CoA thioesterase — translation MAVPSLPWRYPSPFTKLWQIDASHLDHYNHVNNVAYLSQVEALAWSHSNSLGLQFADYQSLNRAMVIKRHELDYHLPSHEGDSLQCATWIVSCDNKLTLKRQFQFICERRKKTVFEALTTFVCVSLDTGAPKRLPEPFKEIYGNACIEASL, via the coding sequence ATGGCAGTCCCTTCACTACCGTGGCGATACCCGTCGCCTTTTACTAAATTATGGCAAATAGACGCCAGTCATTTAGATCACTACAACCACGTTAATAATGTGGCTTACTTAAGCCAAGTTGAAGCGTTGGCGTGGTCTCATTCCAATTCACTTGGATTGCAGTTTGCTGACTATCAGTCGCTCAACCGAGCCATGGTAATTAAACGCCACGAACTTGATTATCATCTTCCTTCTCACGAAGGTGACAGCCTGCAATGTGCAACTTGGATTGTGAGTTGTGATAACAAGCTAACGCTAAAAAGGCAGTTTCAATTTATCTGCGAGCGTAGAAAGAAAACCGTGTTTGAAGCACTAACCACCTTTGTTTGTGTAAGTTTAGATACTGGCGCCCCCAAGCGCTTGCCCGAACCGTTTAAGGAAATTTATGGTAATGCATGCATTGAAGCCAGCCTTTAA